TCATCGTGGACATCGACCTCACCGGCCAGAAGGTCCGGGGAGAGACCAGGCAGTACACCGGTACCGACTTTGGCTACATCCAGGGGCAACTGGCCCGCGGCTATCAGATCGCAGCCGCCTTCCTCACTGGAAAGCAGCAGCGCTTTGCCATCGACGGCCTTCTCAAGTCCGGTAAGGCCAACAGCCGCTCTGGCGCCTGCCTGCTCGAACTGATCCCCAGGGTGGAAGCCCGGATCGGCCGCCCCCTGCGGCGGGTGGAATGGGTTGAAGCATGCCTGGCTCAGCAGAAGGTGCGGGTCCGGCAGTTGCATCAGGCATTACAGACGGTATCGGGCAAGGGCAGCGCCCGGCGGAAACAGAAACTGCAGTCCGAGTTACAGGAGACGGTCCAGGTCATCCGTGAACTGAACCATCGGCTCCGGCAGTACAGGCAGGACAATCAGACGAACCCGGCTCCCCTCCGGATCGTGCTGCGAGCCGACAGCGCCTTTGGCACGCCGGAGGTGATCCAGCGGCTGCTGGAGCTGGGATACGAGTTCACCATCAAGTCCTACTCCGGAAGCAATCCCGCCTACAAGCGCCTCTTCGACGCCGTGCCGGCGGAGGGCTGGGTTGAAGTCGAGAAGAACCGGTTTGCCTCCGAAGCCGTTGCTGTGCCTGGCCCAACGCTGCTCGCACCGTATCCGGTGCGGCTTGTCGCCATGCGCCGCTGGAATACGGATGGCCGGGAAGTCCGCAGCGTGATCCTGACCACGCTCCAAACCGAGGCGCTAACCATGACAGAGGTCGTGAAACTCTACCACGGACGCCAGACCATCGAAGCCGGATTCCAGGAGTGGAAGGGAACGTTTCACTTTGGTGCACCCCGGCTGCGCAAGTACGAGGCCAACGCCGCCTTTACGCAGCTCGTCCTGTTTGCCTTCAACCTGGTGCGTTGGGCCTGGCGCTATCTGAGCACCTCCTCGTCCAAACTGGCCGAGGCCAAGAGTCGACTCCTGGTACGGGTAGCGGCCCGGTGCCGGGCAACCATACGGTGTATTGGTGACACGCTGCGGCTGGTGTTCAGCCGGGGTACTCCCCTGGCTGGAGCGGAGATTACCCTGAACCGGGCCGTTTCTTACCAATGCACTTTTTCAACACCACGAATGTCGAGTTGTTCGCGTGAAACTTGAGCTAGTACCGCACCGCACGGTTCTCCAGGTACCAACTCGGGTATTCGTACAGTGGGAACGTCGGCGTGAAGATGTGGACCTGATAGGTACCCGACATGGTGCCGTCATCAAGCCGGAATATGGGCTCCTTCCCCACCCAGTACACTTTGGCGCCCATCTGCTCGGCTACAAACCGAACGGGTACCATCGTCCGGTCGTTCCGGATCACAGGGGGAGCATCCAGCCGGACTTCACGGCCATCCACAATCGCAACGGGATGGTCGATGGTCAAGGTAATGGTACGCTCCGGTATCCTCACCACACGTTGCTCGAAGTAGAAGCGGTAACCGTTCGGCAAGTACTCCTCAGCATCAAAAAGATCCGGATAGTCATATCCCTCAGCCGGAACTACTTTCATCACTTCACGCGTCGTTGCAGGAAAATGGATGGTCACCCTCCGGCCGGTCTCATCCCACGTGACCTCGGCGCCCATCATCTCGCTGACAAAACGGATGGGCACCCTCACCCGGTTAACAGTGGTATCCAAGTACGCAGGAGTGTCAAATCGCTTGGATGCGTCCCCTTGGTTGAGATACACATAGATGTGGTCAGGACTTCCGTTCCGATCCCTCCCATCATCCCTTCCCAGTCCCGGATGCGACTTGTCTACCCAGTACAGATACTCGGCACGACGCCCCTCAGCCAACTTCTCCTCTTCACTCATTTCGAGAGCTTCGACAATAAACTGGACCGGCTCGTATCGGCAGGGTTCGAGGTACAGGCGCGTCCAGCCATACGACCGTCCAAAGACCCTGGTGATCAGTTGGGTGTCCGGCACCGGGTACGCGTAGACGTGAAGCGTAGTACCACAACCCATCCAATCCTCTCGCCAGAACCAAGGATACTCCTTTGTCCATTCAGGTAAGGGTTCCCACACCCACCAGGTGTATCGCTCGTACAGATCCGGGCGCTCGCGGAGCGCCTGTTCAACCCTCAACCGCATCTGTTCCGACATGCCCTCAGGCGGCGGTGGCGGTGACCACCCCTCCGGCCACCCAGGGCCAGGCTCGTAGTTCTCAGGAGGATAGTCCACTACCACAGGCTTCGGCTCGTCCGTGGCCGCTACCCCAACAACGGGCTGAAACAGTAAGACTGTAAGAACCAGCAAGGTGAGCCAACCGACGCGCCTCGTCTGTTCCCCCCACATCTGGCCTCCACTCCCTACGAAAAGGTGCTCACCTAGCCAATACGAAAACCCCTGAGCGAAGGTTTGCTCAGCGGTTCAAGCGCCGTTCATGAAATATGACTACTGATACCATGACCCAACACCGGACTCTTCCGTGTGTTTGATAACCTAAAAGGGAGCCATTTGGGGGCCATTTGATCACGTAAAAGTGAGCCACCTCAATCTTCCAAACCTGTAAACTGGGATGTACCGCATTTCCAGTTTGCAGGGGTGAAAGGATGAAGATCGAGATGGCTCATGGATCATGTCCCGTCAAGTGGTGTAAATCGGGTTCCCGCGAGTAGCTGCCCTAGTCAGCACTGAGGGTCAGGAAGTCCGTACCGCTGACACTCTGGTTGCTGGTGTACAGCTTGGCCATGGACGCTTGACTGAAGTACCGCCGCGGGGCTGCCGTCCATTCGTCCTGCTGTTCGATCAGGACGGCGCCGGCCAGGCGGATGACGGCCTCTCGATTGGGGAAGATGCCGACCACGTCCGTTCGACGGCCAATCTCTCGGTTCAGCCGTTCCAGCGGGTTGGTGGAGTGCAGCTGTCGCCAGTGCTCAGTCGGAAAGGCCATGTAGGCAAGGATGTCGTCTTCGGCTTCTTCGAGCAGCTGAGCCGCACGAGGGAACTGCGGTCGCAGATTGTCTGCGACAACGGCCAGTTGACGCCGTGCCGCTTGCTGGTCCGGCTGTGCGAAGATCGTCCTGACGGCAGCCGCCACCATGGACTGCCAGTGCTTCGGCACATAACTGAGCAGGTTGCGCATGAAGTGCACCCGGCACCGCTGCCAGCTGG
The nucleotide sequence above comes from Symbiobacterium thermophilum IAM 14863. Encoded proteins:
- a CDS encoding transposase; protein product: MQSHGTTPEVTAQAIKCTTRHGFLVALGWVAQRLNLVDVLNRHLRINQKTYTHTPVDKVVEALVAILGNCRYMKDLNFDPEPLVADPAVAQAWGQERFAHFSTVCATFSKLTEENVQQLSDALAEIQAPLLQQEVAAVAGPDRSGMVIVDIDLTGQKVRGETRQYTGTDFGYIQGQLARGYQIAAAFLTGKQQRFAIDGLLKSGKANSRSGACLLELIPRVEARIGRPLRRVEWVEACLAQQKVRVRQLHQALQTVSGKGSARRKQKLQSELQETVQVIRELNHRLRQYRQDNQTNPAPLRIVLRADSAFGTPEVIQRLLELGYEFTIKSYSGSNPAYKRLFDAVPAEGWVEVEKNRFASEAVAVPGPTLLAPYPVRLVAMRRWNTDGREVRSVILTTLQTEALTMTEVVKLYHGRQTIEAGFQEWKGTFHFGAPRLRKYEANAAFTQLVLFAFNLVRWAWRYLSTSSSKLAEAKSRLLVRVAARCRATIRCIGDTLRLVFSRGTPLAGAEITLNRAVSYQCTFSTPRMSSCSRET
- a CDS encoding copper amine oxidase N-terminal domain-containing protein, with amino-acid sequence MWGEQTRRVGWLTLLVLTVLLFQPVVGVAATDEPKPVVVDYPPENYEPGPGWPEGWSPPPPPEGMSEQMRLRVEQALRERPDLYERYTWWVWEPLPEWTKEYPWFWREDWMGCGTTLHVYAYPVPDTQLITRVFGRSYGWTRLYLEPCRYEPVQFIVEALEMSEEEKLAEGRRAEYLYWVDKSHPGLGRDDGRDRNGSPDHIYVYLNQGDASKRFDTPAYLDTTVNRVRVPIRFVSEMMGAEVTWDETGRRVTIHFPATTREVMKVVPAEGYDYPDLFDAEEYLPNGYRFYFEQRVVRIPERTITLTIDHPVAIVDGREVRLDAPPVIRNDRTMVPVRFVAEQMGAKVYWVGKEPIFRLDDGTMSGTYQVHIFTPTFPLYEYPSWYLENRAVRY